Proteins from one Arthrobacter sp. DNA4 genomic window:
- a CDS encoding ATP-binding cassette domain-containing protein has protein sequence MAHIDVSGIDYFLSDGTQLLNGVTFKVPDGTKTALIGPNGTGKTTLFRIIAGDLVPDEGVIGRSGNMGIMRQFVGQVRDGSSVRDLLVSAAPPALAAAAREVDEAELAMLEHDDEPTQMRYAQAIVDWGDAGGYDVETVWDEVCMAALGLPFDRAQHRPASTLSGGEQKRLVLEALFAGPDDLLLLDEPDNYLDVPGKRWLEEKLNESKKTVFFISHDRELLNNAAGRIVTLEPGINGAAAWIHGGGFGSYVEARADRNARFEELRKRWDEEHIKLKELVNMYKNKAAFRSDMANRYHAAQTRLAKFLEVGPPEALPIEQNVQMRLKGGRTAKRAIVAERLELTGLMKPFSTEVWFGDRVGVLGSNGSGKSHFLRLLATGGTDPEREHLPVSDVEIAEVPHEGTVKLGARIRPGFFAQTHVRPDLLGKTLLEILHRGDEHRSGLGREAAAGALDGYGLAGQSEQKYESLSGGQQARFQILLLQLSGATLLLLDEPTDNLDLHSAEALERAIDHFEGTVLAVTHDRWFARTFDRFLVFGSDGKVYESPEPVWDEQRVERAR, from the coding sequence GTGGCCCATATTGACGTTTCCGGCATTGACTACTTCCTCTCCGACGGTACCCAGCTCCTGAACGGGGTGACCTTCAAGGTTCCGGACGGGACCAAGACTGCCCTGATCGGTCCCAACGGGACAGGCAAGACAACCTTGTTCCGGATCATCGCGGGGGACCTGGTTCCGGACGAAGGGGTCATCGGCCGCTCCGGCAACATGGGCATCATGCGCCAGTTCGTGGGCCAGGTGCGGGACGGCTCCAGCGTCCGGGACCTCCTGGTCTCTGCCGCTCCCCCGGCCCTGGCGGCCGCTGCCCGCGAGGTGGACGAGGCCGAACTGGCCATGCTGGAGCACGACGACGAACCCACCCAGATGCGGTACGCCCAGGCGATCGTGGACTGGGGCGATGCCGGCGGCTACGACGTCGAAACCGTCTGGGACGAGGTGTGCATGGCCGCGCTGGGGCTACCGTTTGACCGCGCGCAGCACCGCCCGGCGTCGACCCTTTCCGGCGGTGAGCAGAAGCGCCTGGTGCTGGAGGCACTTTTCGCCGGCCCGGATGACCTCCTGCTCCTGGACGAGCCGGACAACTACCTGGATGTCCCAGGCAAGCGCTGGCTCGAGGAAAAGCTGAATGAGTCGAAGAAGACGGTCTTCTTCATCAGCCACGACCGGGAACTGCTGAACAACGCTGCTGGCCGCATTGTCACCCTGGAGCCCGGAATCAACGGCGCTGCGGCCTGGATCCACGGCGGTGGCTTTGGGTCCTACGTGGAGGCCCGCGCGGACCGGAACGCACGTTTCGAGGAGCTCCGCAAGCGCTGGGACGAGGAGCACATCAAGCTCAAGGAACTCGTCAACATGTACAAGAACAAGGCTGCCTTCCGCTCTGACATGGCCAACCGGTACCACGCGGCGCAGACCCGGCTGGCCAAGTTCCTGGAGGTGGGGCCGCCCGAGGCGCTCCCCATCGAGCAGAACGTCCAGATGCGGCTCAAGGGCGGCCGGACGGCCAAGCGGGCCATCGTGGCCGAGCGGCTGGAGCTGACGGGCCTGATGAAGCCGTTCTCCACCGAAGTGTGGTTTGGTGACCGCGTGGGCGTGCTGGGCTCCAACGGCTCCGGCAAGTCGCACTTCCTGCGGCTGCTGGCCACCGGCGGCACCGACCCCGAACGCGAGCACCTGCCAGTCTCCGACGTGGAGATCGCCGAGGTGCCGCATGAGGGAACCGTGAAGCTTGGTGCCCGGATCCGGCCCGGATTCTTCGCCCAGACCCATGTCCGTCCGGACCTGTTGGGCAAGACGCTGCTGGAAATCCTGCACCGCGGGGATGAACACCGGTCCGGGCTGGGCCGTGAGGCGGCCGCCGGCGCGCTGGACGGCTACGGCCTGGCGGGGCAGTCGGAACAGAAGTATGAGTCCCTCTCCGGCGGCCAGCAGGCGCGGTTCCAAATTCTGCTCCTCCAGCTCAGCGGGGCCACGCTGCTCCTGCTGGACGAGCCCACGGACAACCTGGACCTGCATTCGGCCGAGGCGCTGGAACGGGCCATCGACCATTTCGAAGGCACCGTCCTGGCGGTCACTCACGACCGCTGGTTTGCGCGGACATTCGACCGGTTCCTGGTGTTTGGCTCGGACGGGAAAGTTTACGAGTCTCCGGAACCGGTGTGGGACGAGCAGCGCGTAGAGCGCGCCCGCTAG
- a CDS encoding penicillin-binding transpeptidase domain-containing protein — MGKSTKLSLAIAGLILGTSLVACDDGKSGAEAAAQQLAGAVSALDVGSVAFEGKDAAAANDQLHQVFAGLDPQKPEVQAGALTLDGDKASAPLNYTWKFGDAEWKYTIAANFKKSGDKWLTVWDPAILAPGLADSEIVTKGSQSPQRADILGAGDVPLVTYRPVVNVGIDKPQLGAADPADSAGKLAALVGVDPAAYVQQVKAAGAQAFVPAITLREEGRTISDEQIQAIPGARGIPASIPLAPSRTFARAVLGSVGEATAEQIDASKGALTAGDVTGIGGLQRQYDEQLRGSDAVVIRAQRADLTREQIQSAGTDPRRVLFQVAPKPGTPLKTTLDPRLQSLAETTLEKVGPASAIVALRPSTGAVLAAASGPGSNGYNTAMLGQYAPGSIFKMVDSLAMFRNGMTPDSTVQCTPTLAVDGRTFKNSEGYPETSLGAVTLRDAFAHSCNTAFISQRDAVSQGQLEAAATSMGVAVEAPKLGAEAFLGSVPGEAQGTEHAASMIGQGKVLLSPLAAAIMAGSVAKGAPVSAQLVLNPDAGAPAAGTTAGSTAPAAEATATATAEAPSTASDKPITAAEAALLADMMRAVVTSGHAGFLSSVPGAPVGAKTGTAEFGTENPPKTHAWIVAVHGDLSVAVFVEDGGLGATTSGPLLKQFLTAVS, encoded by the coding sequence ATGGGGAAATCAACAAAACTTTCGCTTGCCATAGCTGGACTCATCCTTGGTACCTCGCTGGTGGCCTGCGACGACGGAAAATCCGGGGCGGAAGCCGCGGCACAACAGCTTGCCGGCGCGGTTTCGGCGCTGGACGTAGGGTCTGTGGCTTTCGAAGGCAAGGATGCCGCCGCGGCCAACGACCAGCTGCACCAGGTCTTTGCCGGCCTGGACCCGCAAAAGCCCGAGGTCCAGGCCGGTGCCCTGACGCTGGACGGAGACAAGGCGTCCGCGCCCTTGAACTACACCTGGAAATTCGGCGATGCCGAGTGGAAGTACACCATCGCGGCCAACTTCAAGAAGTCCGGTGACAAATGGCTCACCGTCTGGGACCCGGCCATCCTGGCACCAGGCCTCGCGGACAGCGAGATTGTGACCAAGGGATCCCAGTCCCCCCAGCGCGCCGACATCCTTGGCGCCGGAGACGTCCCGCTGGTGACCTACCGTCCCGTGGTGAATGTGGGCATCGACAAGCCCCAGCTGGGCGCCGCAGATCCTGCCGATTCCGCCGGAAAGCTGGCAGCACTGGTAGGGGTGGACCCGGCCGCGTACGTGCAGCAGGTAAAGGCGGCCGGGGCGCAGGCCTTCGTTCCCGCGATCACGCTGCGTGAAGAAGGCCGGACCATTTCCGATGAGCAGATCCAGGCCATTCCCGGCGCCCGCGGCATTCCGGCATCGATCCCCCTGGCCCCGAGCAGGACGTTTGCCCGCGCAGTCCTTGGCTCGGTCGGCGAAGCCACCGCAGAACAGATCGACGCGTCGAAAGGTGCCCTGACCGCCGGCGACGTGACGGGCATCGGCGGGCTCCAGCGGCAGTATGATGAACAGCTTCGCGGATCAGACGCCGTCGTGATCCGCGCGCAGCGGGCAGACCTGACCCGGGAACAAATCCAGTCTGCGGGAACGGATCCCCGGCGGGTCCTTTTCCAGGTGGCGCCCAAGCCCGGGACGCCGTTGAAGACCACGCTCGATCCCCGTCTGCAGTCGCTGGCTGAAACCACCCTGGAAAAGGTGGGGCCGGCCTCCGCGATAGTGGCCCTCCGCCCCTCCACGGGCGCAGTTTTGGCAGCGGCCTCGGGGCCTGGCAGCAACGGTTACAACACCGCGATGCTGGGGCAGTACGCCCCGGGCTCCATTTTCAAGATGGTGGATTCCCTCGCCATGTTCCGCAACGGAATGACGCCGGATTCCACCGTACAGTGCACCCCAACGCTCGCTGTCGACGGACGGACCTTCAAGAACTCCGAAGGCTATCCCGAGACCTCCCTGGGCGCCGTCACGCTGCGGGACGCCTTTGCGCACTCCTGCAACACCGCCTTCATCTCGCAGCGCGACGCGGTTTCACAGGGCCAGCTTGAAGCGGCCGCCACGTCCATGGGTGTGGCCGTTGAGGCGCCCAAACTTGGTGCGGAGGCGTTCCTGGGGTCCGTTCCCGGCGAGGCCCAAGGCACGGAGCACGCAGCCTCCATGATCGGCCAGGGCAAGGTGCTGCTCTCTCCTTTGGCAGCAGCGATCATGGCCGGATCTGTCGCCAAGGGTGCTCCGGTCTCTGCCCAGCTTGTCCTGAATCCCGACGCCGGAGCTCCCGCCGCCGGGACAACGGCGGGATCCACTGCTCCAGCAGCCGAAGCGACGGCGACGGCCACGGCCGAGGCGCCCTCCACGGCGTCGGACAAGCCCATCACCGCAGCGGAGGCGGCCTTGCTGGCCGACATGATGCGCGCCGTGGTCACGTCCGGGCACGCAGGCTTCCTTTCCAGCGTCCCCGGTGCTCCGGTGGGAGCCAAGACCGGAACGGCCGAGTTCGGCACGGAGAACCCGCCCAAGACCCACGCCTGGATCGTGGCCGTCCACGGCGACCTCTCCGTGGCCGTCTTCGTCGAGGACGGCGGCCTGGGCGCCACCACCTCCGGCCCGCTCCTGAAGCAGTTCCTCACCGCGGTAAGCTAG
- a CDS encoding NAD(P)/FAD-dependent oxidoreductase, protein MPDVAVVGSGPNGLSAAAVMARAGLSVEVFEAAAKIGGGTRTTELMQPEHFHDVCSAVHPMAVASPFFRAFELPRRVDLVTPDISFGSPLDGGRAALAYKSLDRTAMELGQDGPAYRRLMEPLVRHIDDVMDFTQNQLLRIPRNPLVAGIYGLRTLEQGTGLWNARFRDDLAPALLSGVAAHAISHLPSLAASGAGLMLGALGHAGGWPIPRGGSASIAAALADDIRAHGGVIHTETPIDRLEQLPATRATLLDVAPAGLLGMAGSALPAHYRRALERFRYGNGSCKVDFILSGPVPWQAAGLSDAGTVHVGGTRAELARSENEVSSGRHPERPYVLVAQPSRFDSSRAPAGRHTLWTYCHVPSGSTQDMTSQVVAQLERFAPGFRDLVVESHVITAAELAEYNRNYIGGDFSAGVMDVRGLVQKPVVSPVPWRTPLLGVYLCSSSTPPGPGVTGMPGMHAAKYALKDIFKLPVPDLGLS, encoded by the coding sequence ATGCCTGATGTCGCGGTAGTAGGCTCCGGTCCCAACGGACTTTCGGCAGCAGCGGTCATGGCGCGGGCCGGGCTCTCAGTGGAGGTCTTCGAGGCTGCAGCCAAAATCGGTGGTGGAACCCGGACCACGGAGCTGATGCAGCCGGAGCACTTCCATGACGTCTGCTCCGCGGTGCATCCCATGGCCGTTGCATCCCCTTTCTTCCGTGCCTTCGAGCTGCCCCGGCGGGTGGACCTTGTCACTCCGGACATTTCCTTCGGTTCGCCGCTGGACGGCGGCCGCGCAGCGCTGGCCTACAAGTCGCTGGACAGGACAGCGATGGAACTGGGGCAGGACGGCCCCGCCTACCGGCGGCTCATGGAACCCCTGGTCCGGCATATCGACGATGTCATGGACTTCACCCAGAACCAGCTCCTCCGGATCCCCCGGAACCCCCTGGTCGCGGGGATCTATGGACTGCGGACCCTGGAACAGGGGACCGGATTGTGGAACGCCAGATTCCGGGACGACCTTGCCCCGGCCCTCCTCAGCGGTGTGGCCGCGCACGCCATCTCCCATTTGCCCTCCCTCGCAGCCTCCGGAGCCGGACTCATGCTCGGCGCCCTGGGGCACGCCGGCGGATGGCCCATCCCCCGCGGCGGCTCGGCGTCAATCGCGGCAGCACTTGCCGATGACATCCGGGCCCACGGCGGTGTCATCCACACCGAAACCCCGATCGACCGGCTGGAACAGCTTCCCGCCACCCGCGCCACCCTCCTGGACGTGGCCCCCGCGGGGCTGCTCGGCATGGCAGGCAGCGCCCTTCCCGCCCACTACCGGCGGGCCCTGGAGCGCTTCCGCTACGGCAACGGCTCCTGCAAGGTGGACTTCATCCTGTCCGGGCCGGTGCCGTGGCAGGCCGCCGGGCTTTCGGACGCCGGCACGGTGCACGTGGGCGGCACGCGTGCAGAACTGGCCCGCTCGGAGAACGAGGTCAGCTCCGGACGCCATCCCGAACGGCCCTACGTGCTGGTGGCCCAGCCTTCCCGCTTCGACTCCAGCCGCGCCCCGGCGGGCCGACACACGCTGTGGACCTACTGCCACGTGCCCTCCGGCTCAACACAGGACATGACCAGCCAGGTGGTGGCCCAACTCGAACGGTTCGCGCCCGGCTTCCGTGACCTGGTGGTGGAATCGCACGTCATCACCGCGGCGGAGTTGGCTGAGTACAACCGCAACTACATCGGGGGCGATTTCAGCGCCGGTGTGATGGACGTCCGCGGGCTTGTCCAGAAGCCGGTGGTGTCCCCCGTCCCGTGGCGGACCCCGCTGCTGGGTGTCTACCTCTGCTCGTCGTCCACACCTCCCGGCCCCGGGGTCACGGGAATGCCCGGGATGCACGCGGCAAAGTACGCCCTCAAGGACATCTTCAAACTGCCGGTCCCGGATCTGGGGCTTTCCTAG
- a CDS encoding glycosyltransferase family 87 protein has product MHETQPPEDARRPRIVVPSRSDSLLRNFTEVIGGPLGTRADPGVVTPGIFTVERVLIGLTALAALLGILLKGYCRVNGWSTPTQFYATCYSDFPELFRNRGMAAGLFPILGSGSQFEYPVLIGLIAGLTAWLVPGGDINAQALAYFDINAVLLAAVAILTVLVTARMPGRRPWDAAMVAVAPGIVLAGTINWDLWAACLLALGMYFFARQRLVSAGVMIGLATATKVYPLLVLGAILLLAVRTGRWRPLLVTAGSAAATWLVVNLPFAVANPSGWAYFFQYSADRGAGYSSAWFAYNLVADRLGWSGLGAEGVSVLSTGLFVLACAGIAAVALTARRRPRLAQLAFLVVAAFILTSKVYSPQYVVWLIPLLALARPRWRDFLVWQGIEALHWAAIWMYLGQVTSAGSSQHNLDMPYYVLAVAAHMAAVGYLMARVVWDIYDPAYDPIRRHHLDDPHGGPFANAPDRFRLKPFRPGAPLLPPKARSHA; this is encoded by the coding sequence ATGCACGAGACCCAGCCGCCGGAGGATGCACGACGGCCCCGCATCGTGGTGCCCAGCCGCAGTGATTCCCTTCTGAGGAATTTCACCGAGGTGATCGGCGGCCCGCTGGGGACCAGGGCTGATCCCGGCGTGGTCACACCGGGTATTTTCACTGTGGAGCGGGTGCTCATTGGCCTCACGGCGCTGGCGGCCCTGCTGGGGATCCTGTTGAAGGGTTACTGCAGGGTCAACGGGTGGTCGACGCCCACACAGTTCTATGCCACCTGCTATTCGGACTTCCCGGAGCTGTTCAGGAACCGCGGCATGGCGGCGGGGCTCTTTCCCATCCTGGGCAGCGGGAGCCAGTTTGAATACCCGGTGCTCATCGGTTTGATCGCGGGGCTGACGGCATGGCTGGTGCCAGGTGGGGATATCAACGCCCAGGCTCTGGCCTACTTCGACATCAACGCAGTCCTGCTGGCGGCGGTTGCCATCCTCACCGTGCTGGTGACGGCCCGCATGCCCGGCCGGCGTCCCTGGGACGCCGCCATGGTGGCGGTGGCGCCGGGAATCGTACTGGCCGGAACCATCAACTGGGACCTTTGGGCTGCGTGCCTGCTTGCGTTGGGGATGTACTTCTTTGCCCGGCAGCGCCTCGTTTCCGCCGGAGTGATGATCGGCCTGGCAACAGCCACCAAGGTGTATCCGCTCCTGGTGCTGGGGGCCATCCTGCTGCTTGCGGTGCGTACCGGAAGGTGGCGCCCGCTGCTGGTAACCGCCGGCAGTGCTGCTGCCACGTGGCTGGTGGTCAATCTGCCCTTCGCTGTCGCCAACCCCTCCGGCTGGGCCTATTTCTTCCAGTACAGCGCCGACCGGGGTGCCGGTTACAGCTCAGCCTGGTTCGCCTACAACCTTGTGGCTGACCGGCTGGGCTGGTCCGGGCTTGGTGCCGAAGGCGTCAGCGTTCTGTCCACGGGACTCTTTGTGCTGGCCTGCGCCGGGATTGCCGCTGTTGCCCTGACGGCACGCCGCCGCCCACGGCTTGCGCAACTCGCGTTCCTGGTTGTGGCTGCCTTCATCCTGACCAGCAAGGTCTATTCGCCGCAGTACGTCGTGTGGCTCATTCCGCTGCTGGCCCTGGCCCGGCCACGCTGGCGCGACTTCCTGGTGTGGCAGGGCATCGAAGCCCTGCACTGGGCGGCGATCTGGATGTACCTTGGTCAGGTGACCAGCGCAGGTTCCTCCCAGCACAACCTGGACATGCCGTACTACGTCCTCGCCGTAGCTGCGCACATGGCCGCGGTGGGCTACCTCATGGCACGGGTCGTCTGGGATATCTACGACCCCGCGTACGACCCCATCCGCCGGCACCACCTTGATGATCCGCACGGCGGCCCTTTCGCGAATGCGCCGGACCGGTTCCGGTTGAAGCCATTCCGGCCGGGCGCCCCGCTCCTTCCTCCGAAAGCAAGGTCGCATGCCTGA
- a CDS encoding histidine phosphatase family protein yields the protein MTSPALAPRPQLWILRHGETEWSKSGQYTGLTDLPLTVEGEQQAVEARKVLDGVDFDLVLTSPLRRARRTAELAGFPDARHEPLAVEWNYGDYEGISSDLIRKDNPDYLIWTHGVPNGETLDEVAARADKIIGRILESGMDNVLIVAHGHFSRILTARWLELPPTEGRHFVLGTAKVCTLGWDKKTPAIVRWGL from the coding sequence GTGACCAGTCCCGCCCTAGCCCCGCGCCCCCAACTCTGGATCCTCCGCCACGGTGAGACTGAATGGTCCAAGAGCGGACAGTACACCGGCCTCACCGACCTCCCGCTGACCGTGGAAGGTGAGCAGCAGGCCGTGGAGGCCCGCAAGGTGCTGGACGGCGTCGATTTCGACCTGGTGCTCACTTCCCCGCTGCGGCGCGCACGGCGAACCGCCGAGCTGGCTGGATTCCCCGATGCCCGGCACGAGCCGCTGGCCGTGGAATGGAACTACGGCGACTACGAAGGCATCAGCTCCGACCTGATCCGCAAGGACAACCCCGATTACTTGATCTGGACCCACGGCGTGCCCAACGGCGAGACCCTGGACGAGGTGGCCGCGAGGGCGGACAAGATCATCGGCCGGATCCTGGAATCCGGGATGGATAACGTGCTGATCGTGGCGCATGGGCATTTCTCCCGGATCCTGACTGCCCGCTGGCTGGAATTGCCTCCCACGGAGGGACGGCACTTTGTCCTGGGGACTGCCAAGGTCTGCACCCTGGGATGGGATAAGAAGACACCCGCTATTGTCCGCTGGGGCCTCTAA
- a CDS encoding CCA tRNA nucleotidyltransferase translates to MAHAHHKIDSHTVDFKVPPVVRELGQRFVDAGHELSLVGGPVRDLFLGRTSPDLDFTTDATPDQTVALVKKWADNFWEIGRAFGTIGMRKAGFQIEITTYRAEAYDPDSRKPVVAFGSSLTDDLLRRDFTINAMALKLPSMELVDPFGGVRDLHASVLATPGAPEASFSDDPLRMMRAARFAAQLGVSVSDDVRDAMTGMADRIKIISAERVRDELVKLVCGARPRTGIDLLVDTGLAEHVLPEVSALRLESDEHHRHKDVYQHSLQVLEQAAELETDAQGPVPGPDFVLRFAALMHDVGKPATRRFEPGGAVSFRHHDMVGAKLTSKRMKALRFDNDTTKAVARLVELHMRFYGYGDAGWSDSAVRRYVTDAGPLLERLHRLTRSDVTTRNQRKAERLAFAYDDLESRIAALREQESLDAVRPDLDGARIMELLGLKPGPVVGRAYKFLLNERMEHGPLPTEEAEARLLRWWAEQPESAPAGPGAEASPAVVEPSPVEESK, encoded by the coding sequence ATGGCGCACGCACATCACAAGATTGATTCCCACACTGTCGACTTCAAGGTGCCCCCGGTGGTCCGGGAGCTCGGGCAGCGCTTCGTGGACGCCGGCCACGAATTGTCCCTGGTGGGCGGTCCCGTGCGCGACCTGTTCCTGGGCCGGACATCCCCCGACCTCGACTTCACCACGGACGCCACCCCGGACCAGACCGTGGCCCTGGTCAAGAAATGGGCGGACAACTTTTGGGAGATAGGCCGGGCTTTCGGCACCATCGGCATGCGCAAGGCCGGTTTCCAGATCGAGATCACCACCTACCGGGCAGAGGCCTACGATCCTGATTCCCGCAAGCCTGTGGTGGCGTTCGGTTCCTCCCTGACGGATGACCTGCTGCGCCGGGACTTCACCATCAACGCCATGGCGCTGAAGCTGCCCTCCATGGAGCTGGTGGACCCCTTCGGCGGTGTCCGCGACCTGCACGCCTCCGTGCTGGCCACGCCGGGAGCGCCGGAAGCGTCCTTCTCCGACGACCCCTTGCGGATGATGCGCGCCGCACGGTTCGCCGCCCAACTGGGGGTCTCGGTCTCCGACGACGTCCGCGATGCCATGACGGGAATGGCGGACCGGATCAAGATCATTTCCGCGGAGCGCGTGCGGGACGAACTGGTCAAACTGGTGTGCGGGGCCCGGCCGCGGACAGGTATCGACCTCCTGGTGGACACGGGGCTGGCCGAGCATGTGCTGCCCGAGGTGTCCGCCCTCCGCCTCGAATCCGACGAACACCACCGGCACAAGGACGTCTACCAGCACTCCCTGCAGGTCCTGGAACAGGCGGCCGAGCTTGAAACGGACGCGCAGGGCCCCGTACCCGGGCCGGACTTCGTGCTCCGCTTCGCTGCGTTGATGCACGACGTCGGAAAGCCGGCTACGCGCCGCTTCGAGCCGGGCGGCGCGGTGAGCTTCCGCCACCACGACATGGTGGGTGCCAAGCTCACCAGCAAGCGCATGAAGGCGTTGCGGTTCGATAATGACACTACCAAGGCCGTAGCTCGGCTGGTGGAGCTCCATATGCGCTTCTATGGGTACGGCGACGCCGGCTGGAGCGACTCCGCCGTCCGCCGCTACGTCACGGACGCCGGGCCGCTGCTGGAGCGGCTGCACCGGCTTACCCGTTCCGACGTCACCACCAGGAACCAGCGGAAGGCCGAACGCCTGGCCTTCGCCTACGACGACCTCGAGTCACGGATCGCAGCCCTGCGTGAACAGGAGTCCCTGGACGCGGTGCGTCCGGACCTGGACGGTGCCCGGATCATGGAGCTGCTGGGCCTCAAGCCGGGCCCCGTGGTGGGGCGGGCCTACAAGTTCCTTCTGAATGAACGGATGGAGCACGGTCCGCTGCCCACCGAGGAAGCGGAGGCGCGCCTGCTCCGCTGGTGGGCCGAACAGCCTGAATCAGCACCTGCAGGACCCGGGGCCGAAGCCTCTCCCGCCGTCGTCGAACCTTCACCCGTTGAGGAGTCCAAGTGA
- a CDS encoding NUDIX hydrolase, with amino-acid sequence MPSAIGAHVAPAQQSAPASLPTVEEVSAGGVVVDTSDAELRVAIIARLNRGGRLEWCLPKGHPEGKENNEEAAVREIAEETGIEGIILAPLGSIDYWFTVSGHRVHKTVHHYLLRATGGELTIENDPDQEAVDVAWVPIQELARKLSFPNERRIADLAREVLPGHL; translated from the coding sequence TTGCCGTCGGCAATCGGTGCGCACGTTGCCCCTGCCCAGCAGTCGGCACCGGCATCGCTGCCAACGGTGGAGGAAGTGTCGGCGGGCGGCGTTGTGGTGGACACGTCCGACGCCGAATTGAGGGTGGCGATTATCGCCCGCCTTAACAGGGGTGGACGCCTCGAGTGGTGCCTGCCCAAGGGCCATCCGGAGGGCAAGGAAAACAACGAAGAGGCTGCGGTCCGGGAAATCGCCGAGGAAACCGGCATCGAGGGCATCATCCTGGCACCGCTGGGCAGCATCGACTACTGGTTCACCGTCAGCGGCCACCGGGTCCATAAGACCGTGCACCATTACCTGCTGCGTGCCACGGGCGGCGAGCTGACCATCGAGAACGATCCCGACCAGGAAGCCGTGGATGTGGCCTGGGTGCCGATCCAGGAGTTGGCCCGGAAGCTGTCCTTCCCCAACGAACGCCGCATCGCCGACCTCGCCCGTGAGGTCCTGCCCGGACACCTTTAA